The following are encoded together in the Elusimicrobiota bacterium genome:
- a CDS encoding B12-binding domain-containing radical SAM protein, translated as MKKILLLNPPGKNLYIRDYYESKVSQANYSTHPIDLVTLSGTLRQLNCEIFLIDSIVQDISIEETLEKISKINPDFIISLVASVSWDEDMSFLKLMKSKTNCKLIVCGDVLHENPEKYIDEYDFFDAVITDFTSPSIIDYINNPDNYQKSNKILSNSSGSKETDFSGLPYHELFIEIHYRYPFITSNRYCSVLTEYGCPFKCTFCMIGTLQHKMKKVEDVIAELKYIKSLNVREIFFVDQTFGTNRARTKILLNEIINQKLDIYWFGFSRVDVLDEEMLLLMKKSGCHTLILGIESGNDKILSAYRKGYNKEDIRKTLAITNRLKIRTVGTFIFGLPDETTETAKDTLNFLKELPLDYASFSVAVPRAGTDLRKQAISLNLINSDFIRMDQSGTPVAMPTKHLTYEQVRKIRKQAVRAFYLRPKYLIRRIKSIRTFYELANNILNAFHLIRRTWKL; from the coding sequence ATGAAAAAAATATTACTATTAAACCCGCCCGGTAAAAACCTATATATAAGGGATTATTACGAGAGCAAGGTCTCGCAGGCAAATTACTCAACCCATCCTATAGACCTGGTCACCCTAAGCGGAACTTTGCGCCAATTAAACTGCGAAATATTTTTAATTGATTCTATCGTGCAGGATATATCCATTGAAGAAACACTTGAAAAAATCAGCAAAATAAACCCGGACTTTATTATCTCTTTAGTTGCATCTGTTTCCTGGGACGAAGATATGTCCTTTTTGAAATTAATGAAATCAAAAACTAATTGCAAACTCATTGTGTGCGGCGACGTTTTGCATGAAAATCCTGAAAAATATATTGATGAATATGATTTTTTTGATGCTGTAATTACAGATTTTACATCGCCTTCAATAATTGACTACATAAATAACCCGGATAATTACCAAAAATCCAATAAAATATTATCTAATTCAAGCGGCTCTAAAGAAACAGACTTTTCGGGACTGCCTTACCATGAACTATTTATAGAAATCCATTACAGGTACCCATTTATCACTTCAAACAGGTATTGCTCCGTTCTTACCGAATACGGATGCCCTTTCAAATGCACATTTTGCATGATTGGCACCCTTCAGCATAAAATGAAAAAAGTTGAGGATGTTATAGCGGAATTGAAATATATTAAATCATTGAATGTAAGAGAAATATTCTTTGTTGACCAGACGTTCGGGACCAACAGAGCCAGAACAAAAATACTGCTCAATGAAATAATCAACCAGAAACTGGATATTTATTGGTTCGGTTTTTCAAGAGTCGACGTATTGGACGAAGAAATGCTCTTGCTGATGAAAAAATCCGGATGCCATACGCTGATACTCGGGATAGAATCAGGAAATGATAAAATTTTATCCGCCTATAGAAAAGGTTATAATAAAGAGGACATAAGAAAAACACTCGCCATAACCAACCGCCTTAAAATAAGGACTGTAGGGACATTTATTTTCGGGCTTCCGGATGAAACGACGGAAACCGCGAAAGACACATTAAATTTTTTAAAAGAATTGCCTCTTGATTACGCATCCTTCAGTGTTGCCGTACCCCGGGCAGGCACGGATTTACGAAAACAGGCGATATCACTCAATCTTATTAACAGTGATTTTATAAGAATGGACCAGTCAGGCACGCCTGTGGCCATGCCGACTAAACATTTGACTTATGAGCAAGTGAGAAAAATCAGAAAACAGGCTGTCCGGGCCTTTTACCTGCGCCCTAAATACCTTATAAGAAGAATCAAAAGCATCAGGACTTTCTACGAACTGGCAAACAATATTCTAAACGCCTTTCATTTGATAAGAAGAACATGGAAACTATAA
- a CDS encoding glycosyltransferase family 9 protein, which produces MDFRLMKFVDKYAGWLLCALLSFAGLFLKLFRKKTQPTPPKKILVMKFWGMGSIILSTPLLQAMRAKFPDSKIYFLTLSRNEEIVKMFEPVNEVITLDIDRGPIGFLMSFVKIVAVMRGIKLDILLDLEFFTRFSAIVTYLSGAKERIGFKAWEAWRGQLHTIGVPFNRYWHVAQNFYNLGRAAGIPEEKNLVLLQPKPAIDVNAEMKTIFSRFNLESGKYICINPNAGEIAMTRRWPKDNFTQLTKNILSRSKDLKIAYIGNSKESGYIDSIISGLDKSRVINTAGTLNISQLIVLFKNSKLLISNDSGPLHLAVALKTPTISFFGPETPVLYAPSGDKNIVFFKNLDCSPCINVHEDKTFRCDKKSPACLEDITVGEVWNKLEKLI; this is translated from the coding sequence ATGGACTTCCGCTTAATGAAATTTGTAGACAAATATGCCGGCTGGTTATTATGCGCTCTTCTGAGCTTTGCAGGCCTATTCTTAAAACTTTTTAGAAAAAAAACACAGCCAACCCCTCCAAAAAAAATACTTGTAATGAAATTCTGGGGAATGGGCAGTATCATACTTTCTACTCCGTTATTACAGGCAATGCGGGCAAAATTTCCCGATTCAAAAATATATTTTCTGACTCTTTCCAGAAATGAAGAAATCGTAAAAATGTTCGAACCTGTCAATGAAGTCATAACTTTGGACATTGACCGCGGCCCGATAGGTTTTTTAATGAGTTTTGTAAAAATTGTTGCAGTAATGAGGGGAATTAAACTTGATATCCTGCTTGATCTGGAATTCTTTACCAGGTTTTCAGCTATTGTGACTTACTTGAGCGGCGCAAAAGAGCGCATCGGGTTTAAAGCCTGGGAAGCCTGGAGAGGGCAACTGCATACAATCGGCGTTCCTTTTAACAGATATTGGCATGTTGCACAGAATTTCTATAACTTGGGAAGAGCCGCAGGAATTCCCGAAGAAAAGAATCTGGTATTATTACAGCCCAAACCCGCAATTGATGTAAATGCTGAAATGAAAACTATTTTCAGCCGGTTTAACCTTGAATCCGGAAAATATATCTGCATCAACCCTAATGCTGGGGAAATTGCAATGACCAGAAGGTGGCCTAAAGATAATTTCACCCAATTGACAAAAAACATTCTATCCCGGTCAAAAGACCTTAAAATAGCCTATATCGGCAATTCTAAAGAGTCAGGCTATATAGATTCAATAATTTCGGGCCTGGATAAATCCCGGGTTATAAATACAGCGGGCACTCTTAATATATCTCAGTTGATTGTGCTATTCAAGAATTCAAAACTGCTAATATCAAATGACAGCGGGCCTTTGCATCTTGCTGTTGCGCTTAAAACACCGACTATTTCTTTTTTCGGCCCGGAAACGCCGGTTCTTTATGCGCCGTCCGGGGACAAGAACATTGTTTTCTTTAAAAACCTGGACTGCAGCCCCTGTATAAACGTGCATGAAGACAAAACCTTCCGGTGCGATAAAAAATCCCCCGCATGCCTTGAAGATATAACTGTTGGGGAAGTATGGAATAAACTGGAGAAATTGATATGA
- the asnB gene encoding asparagine synthase (glutamine-hydrolyzing) translates to MCGICGIFNFGGNKPVTEPEIRLMCDLIRHRGPDDEGIYTTGNAGLGIRRLSIIDLQTGHQPIHNEDSSIWTVLNGEIYNFQEVRQALIQKGHKFYTKTDTEVIVHSYEEYGENCVDQLRGMFAFAVWDNRKKQIFIARDRIGKKPLFYTVAGNSLVFASEMKSILAHLKSTPEIDLSAIHLFLTYQYIPGPGTIFKTIKRLQPASTLLCKLDGQIKIEQYWNIDFRKKTQLSFNDAKTRLVELLTESTKLRMISDVPLGAFLSGGLDSSIITGLMSKLSSKPVKTFSIGFEEETFSELGYAKIVANHFKTDHHEFIVKPHFIDILPKLLWHYDQPFADTSALPSYYVAKETRSHVTVALNGDGGDENFAGYLRHKAMKGAIYFSWPFRLLGSKLTNKLASLIPHTESSNARSRFRYMHRLFSALAQPPQTRNVIWHAYFDNETKNKIYSTNMKEHFSGNDAYSYLENTFLNAPAPSGDTIDRTLYTDLMTYLPECLLVKMDIASMANSLETRSPLLDHKLIEFTSSLPSNWKLHNLTSKYIFKEAFKDILPEQILKRGKQGFGIPVGKWFKNELRDYSHNVLLDSKSLNRGYFDKTEMRNLLDEHVTGKNDHGYRIWALLVLELWHRIYIDK, encoded by the coding sequence ATGTGCGGAATCTGCGGAATCTTCAATTTTGGCGGCAACAAACCTGTCACGGAGCCTGAAATAAGGCTGATGTGCGATCTTATACGCCACAGGGGCCCGGACGATGAGGGTATCTATACAACAGGAAATGCAGGCCTTGGAATAAGAAGGCTTTCAATTATAGATTTACAGACAGGCCACCAGCCCATACATAACGAAGACAGCTCAATTTGGACGGTATTAAACGGCGAGATTTATAACTTCCAGGAAGTCCGGCAGGCGTTGATACAAAAAGGGCATAAGTTTTATACAAAAACCGATACTGAAGTAATAGTCCATTCTTACGAAGAATATGGAGAGAACTGCGTTGACCAGCTACGGGGAATGTTCGCCTTTGCTGTGTGGGACAATAGAAAAAAACAAATATTCATCGCCAGAGACAGAATAGGAAAAAAACCTCTTTTTTACACAGTAGCCGGCAATTCACTGGTTTTCGCTTCGGAAATGAAATCTATTCTGGCTCATTTAAAATCTACTCCAGAAATTGATTTATCCGCAATTCATTTATTTTTAACTTATCAATACATACCGGGACCCGGGACGATTTTCAAAACTATTAAAAGACTTCAGCCCGCGTCAACCCTGCTATGCAAACTAGACGGACAGATTAAAATTGAACAATATTGGAACATTGATTTCAGGAAAAAGACGCAATTATCTTTCAATGACGCAAAAACTCGCTTAGTTGAATTGCTGACAGAATCAACAAAACTCAGAATGATTTCAGATGTGCCTCTGGGCGCTTTTTTGTCCGGGGGACTAGATTCAAGTATAATAACCGGATTAATGAGCAAACTATCTTCCAAGCCGGTTAAAACGTTTTCTATTGGTTTTGAAGAAGAAACTTTTTCAGAATTAGGCTACGCAAAAATAGTTGCCAATCATTTTAAAACAGATCACCATGAGTTTATTGTAAAACCTCATTTTATTGATATATTGCCAAAATTATTGTGGCATTATGACCAGCCGTTTGCCGACACTTCCGCTCTGCCTTCATATTACGTAGCAAAAGAAACCAGAAGCCACGTTACAGTTGCCTTAAATGGGGACGGGGGCGACGAAAATTTCGCCGGATATTTAAGGCATAAAGCAATGAAAGGCGCAATATATTTTTCCTGGCCTTTCAGGCTTTTAGGCAGTAAATTAACCAACAAATTAGCTTCATTGATACCGCATACCGAATCGAGCAACGCAAGAAGCAGGTTCAGATATATGCACAGGCTGTTTTCTGCGCTTGCACAGCCGCCCCAAACCAGGAATGTAATATGGCATGCTTACTTTGATAATGAAACAAAAAACAAAATTTATTCTACCAATATGAAGGAACATTTTTCCGGCAATGACGCTTATAGTTATCTGGAAAACACTTTTTTAAATGCGCCGGCCCCTTCGGGAGACACCATAGACAGAACCCTTTACACAGATTTGATGACTTACTTGCCGGAATGCTTATTAGTAAAAATGGATATTGCCAGCATGGCTAATTCCCTTGAAACCCGTTCACCGCTGCTTGACCACAAGCTGATCGAGTTTACCAGTTCGCTTCCTTCAAACTGGAAACTTCATAATCTTACTTCTAAATATATTTTCAAAGAAGCTTTCAAGGATATTCTGCCTGAGCAAATATTAAAAAGGGGCAAACAAGGGTTTGGAATACCGGTAGGAAAATGGTTTAAAAATGAATTAAGAGATTATTCGCATAATGTTTTGTTGGATTCTAAGTCGCTAAACAGGGGTTATTTCGATAAAACGGAAATGCGCAATTTGCTTGACGAACATGTAACCGGTAAAAATGACCACGGCTATAGAATTTGGGCTCTGCTTGTGCTTGAACTGTGGCATAGAATTTATATAGATAAATAG